The window CAGCTTCTTATAGGTATAGGCTCTATTGCTTGTATATTAATGcttttaattttgcattttcgtAGAAAGAAAGACAGTTACTAAACAGCTTTACACGTTTCAGGTCAACTGGAATGCGACGTCATCCTTCCAACCACTCTAAACCCATTTCCCAGCGGCGAACAGCTGGCAGCGTTGTTAGAACAGCCAAGGAACCACGATCTCACGGTGTACGAGCGCGGTGCTGACAATGTTGTTATCAACATCGGCACCGCGAGCCtcgtttaaaataaaaaacgtGTGATTTGAGTAGTAAGAGAACTTTTTACAGACTTCCAAAGACATCCGTTCCCGCGTGACTCTAATAACGATACCTAGACTCAGGTGTTTAGACTATAACAAAACTATTGTGTACAAATGAAGCTGTTTATTCTGTATCGAGTGATAATTTTGTACAAAATGACTTTTGTTTCAAAGATCAAAGGATTATAAGTTTGTAAATAGTTCATAATTATATTTAGAGACCCTAAGAGCGTAAAATTATAGGCACACGTTACTACTTGTTGAACAGTTTTTTTTTTATCGATCATGTATTTATTTTAAAGGAAAGTCTCACGCGTCGATGATTCGTTAAGATCGAGAATACTGAAGtggattattttaaaaaatgagtaTTATGAAATGTACTTTGTAGAAATTAAGTAGACAGCGAAGACAACTTAGTTATCTAGTTAAATTGTTTGTTTATTAGTATGTGTATGTATACTGCTCTTTTGGCAAGAAAGAAACATCGTTAGTATCATTTTCACAGGTAGAAAGAGTTGTGTACACGTAGATTGCCATGTACCACAAAATTAGGATAAATTATACATATCTATTTATTATATACATGTATTATACTATGTACATGTTTGTCTTCATTCACGATATTAtcatattattaataaattttccgAGTTAATCTTGTACAATAAACTGCACATTATCCCCGAAAACTGAAAGTATTCTGCAATGATGAATGTATTtaaataacaaataaaaattgttattttattttaattagaatTCGGACGACGACGCGAATTCCGCTATCGATGAGTGGTACAAAGGTGTTCCCATTAGAGAGTTGGAATTAGCGCTATGGATTTTTACAACAACGTAATCCCCATTCTTTATGGCTCTCGTTGCAGTTGAATTTTTAGCGACTGGCGCCTCCATAGTCGGAATTATTACCCGCGTGTTACCATCATTTCTTCCTTGTAAGTAATCGTCTGTTCGTTTGCTAAGCTAAGATCGAAATCACAAAGTTAGATTACGTTTTCATTagcaaaaattgtaaaattatctTACCCCTTCCACAAGCACAAGCTGCAATTGACCAATCTGTAGATTATTCAAtttctcaacctcagtcctgtaCACTGTTATCATTCTATCAAGCCGTTCCTTTTTTACGCTTACTTCCACGTCATCCTTTAAACGACGATGTGCAGTAGTTTTCTGAAAGTAATGAATACTGTTATCCTGACAATTATTCATTATGAATCGAAGGAATGTGAATATGAATTACCTCTCGTAGGCTATATGAGAATAAAaaggctttattgtatttcactaATTCTATCAGGGACAGCGTGTCTTGAAATTCTTCCTCCGTTTCTCCGCAAAAGCCAGCGATGAAATCACTGGAGAGGTAAATATTTGGCACGATATCGCGTATATGGTGAACTAGATCCAAATATGCCTCTCTGGTGTACCCTCTCCTCATTCGTTCCAGTACACTAGAATTACCACTTTGCGCTGGTAGGTGAATTTCCTTGCAAATATTCGGTCTCTCAGCTATCAACTGCAGGACTTCATCGGGGAAATCTTTGGGGTGCGGCGACGTGAACCTAAAAATGATTTTCGATATCTGTTTTTTTCGGCCAAACAATGGCAGTACATTCTGTGAgcgaaaataagataaaaatgtcaTATCCTGGACACCCTATATATTCTCACAATTTCGAATATGTTAAAAATGGTAATAGGTATTTCTTCGTCCAATATTTTACCTTATTCTTATTTCTGGATTTACACGAGAAACTTCGTCCAACAAGTCACAGAATCTACGTCCTCCCTTTTTACTTTTATAGACTGTTTTAAAGCCTTTAGCGAGATGCGTCTCTGTACTAGCAGCTGTAAAGAAGTCTGACTGCGAGGTGTCTCTGTAACTATTTACATTTTGTCCAAGAAGCATTACTTCTTTCACGCCATCGTCTGACAAGGATTGGACCTCTCTGATTATACTTTCAATTGGTCGTGACCTTTCTCTTCCTCGTGTGAACGGGACAATGCAGTATGTACACATGTTATCGCAACCTCGCATTATCGTGCTAGAAGAATCATTAAAGGACATAATCGTGGTTAGTAGTTATAAATTACGTGTAATAAGGTTACATagtgatatatgtatgtacaaggTGATTCTTGAACAGAAATAATGGCAATTTTTAAGTATGAGCTATCACCAATTTAAAATCGTAGCTATATCGAAAATACTATAAGtaatattttcaaacaattaATGTTAACTTCTGAATCACCTTGTGTAATTTATTTGTAATGAAAAAGAATATGACATTACACAAATGCACTAGTGGAATCTGGGTTCAGTCTTACTGGTGTAATATCTGCATATGTTTCATCAAATGATAAGAGGACATTGATTGCAGTCTCAGAATCAGGAGTAGACAGAAGTCTTGGTAAGTCTTTGTAGCTATCTGGTCCAGCTATCACATCAACAAGCCGTCCTCTTTCTAATATTTTATCCTTTAAACGTTCTGCCATACAtcctataatataataataaatgtaATCATTATGGAAGCAAAAGAATAATACATGTTTCTTTAAAAGCAACTGTGGTTTATCATTATACCTAACAGGCCAATCTTCATAGGATCTTTCTTAGACCTTTTCCTTCTGATACCATTTAAGACCTGTAATTTATTCCATATTTTCTGTTCTGCACTATCCCTAATGGAACATGTAATAAGCAGAACTATGTTGGCTTTTTCCACACTTTCTACCTTTTTGTATCCATGTGATTTTAGAATAGACCAGATTACTTCAGTATCATTGACATTCATTTGACAACCATAAACTTCAAAAAAAACTGAAATGGAAAGTTAGAAAATAAGAGTTACTTTCAGATTACTACatgaatttataataaataatcttACCTTTTTGATTGGAGCCATCAATGTTCTTTATATAAGGGATATCAGGTACTTTAATAGGATCACTAGTAACTGTAGCTTCAGGCGATATGAAATCTCTTAATGATGGCCCATTTTTTGACAAATCTCTAAACTGTTTTAAGTCTATAGTGTTTTTCTGACTTGATTCCTTATGAATTTCTAATTGGGTCGTAGCGAAATGTAATCTTCTGTATTGTTGAAAACTATGAAACACATTCTTATGGCGAGTATCAAACCTTTCATTAAACAATTTGCTTAAGAAATTCTGGCACGTTTTAGAAGATTTAATTTGTTTTAGAGAATCTAATGTACACACTATGCTATTCATATTTGATAATTAATATTACAAAATCACGATATAATAACGTCTTCCAATACAGTGGAACAATGACTGAAAATGATTAAAACTTAAACTCATTCAATAAGGTAAGTACTATACATTATTCTTTAAAGCATAGTAACAGTAGATTAAAAACAATTTATGGTTCTATATCAGTCTAGTTAttggaaaatatttttgtaaGTAGGTTATGTATTAGCATTAGCAACATTCAGGAGACTCAATACTTGCAGCGCTATCTAGTGCAAAATGTAACAATCTACACGTATGTAGCTAGTCGGAACTCACACAATACTGATCGACTCACCATTCTCTACTAACCCCCTATATTCTGTACCATCATACATCACTTTTCACTACACTATACACTACTTCACATATCCAACACTATTTTATACTACAAATTACACAATCCTATATTCGTTTAAATTACACTAAACTGCCCAGCACTTCACTATATTCCTCTACACCGCTTTACACATTCAAACATTGCAGAAACACTAATTTCAAcagtataaactacttcaaacTATAGCACACTACTCTACACTTATTCACACCACTTTACACTGTTCCACACTTCTCTATACTACTCCATAATACTCCACACTAGTCTACACTACTCCACACAACTTCCAACATTACCCCATACTACTCCAAACAACTTTACACTATTCTACACCACTCCACATCACTCCTAACACTATTCCACGTTAGTCTACACCACTCCACACCACTCCACTCCACCTTTAAGCCTATCCTACACTACCTGACACTATTCTACACCACTCCAAACAACTTCACACCACTCTATACAACTTCCAACAACACTCCATATCACTCAAAACCAGTCCACACCAGTCAACAACATTCCACATTACGTCACATTACCTCACACTACTCCACACCACACAATTCTGCTTTAAACACAACCCAGCACAAGACTTCTGAGccaaaaaattcttttttcgATACTTGAGCCTTGCAAAATAAGGGAATTGATAAGTGGCGCCGTCTAGCGGCAAAActtggaactaaaataagaaattgtaTTTTAGCGTCGCCccttcaccgctagatggcgccacttgtcaattcccattttcgagaGCAGcgttttcggaattgacaagtggcgccatctagcggagaATGTCGGAACTAGAATTaggatttttatttttagttcgggcacgttaccgctagatggcgccacttgtcaattcccattttcggagCAGCATTtttggaattgacaagtggcgccatctagcggagaATGTCGGAACTAGAATTAGAAATCATATTTTTAGTTCGGGCACTTCACCGCTAGATGACACAACGTGTCAATTCCTATTTTCGCGAGCAGCattttgggaattgacaagtggcgccatctagcggagaAGTTGGGAacgaaaattagaaattttatttttagttcgggcACTTCACCGCTAGATGACGCCACTTGTCTATTCCCATTTTCTGGAGCAGCattttgggaattgacaagtggcgccatctagcggagaAGTTGGGAacgaaaattagaaattttatttttagttcgggcACTTCACCGCTAGATGACGCCATTTGTCAATTTCCATTTTCGGGAGCAACATTTTGGGAATGAAcgtgtggcgccatctagcggttgaagttggaactaaaaatacaatttctaATTTAAGTTCCAAGTtttgccgctagatggcgccacttgttcaTTCCAATTTTTCGCcaggagcattttcggaattgacaagtagCGGCATCTAGCGGTGGAAGTTCGAACCAAAAatataatttctaattttagtttAGACTTTCGCCGGTAGATGGTGCCACCTGCCGATTTCCACTGTCGCGAGGTgcagaaatttaaaatttttggcACAAAAGTCATACCTTCCACTTCGATTAGTATAATTACTTCTAAAATTTTAAACTAAGATATTTATTGAAGGAAACAGCAATATCTTTTGACATACATTTTATTAATacgtaatattaaaaaaattataatgtGTTACTTAATGATGAGCAGCTGCTTTCCTCATCTGGACAAGAATGTTTCCAAGTTCTTCACGTTTCCTCTTGGCTCTAATGTGCGTACCCAACTGTAAAATTATTGTACACATTATATACATGCAATACATTTTTAAACAACCAGAACCACTTGTTAGACTTACCCTCCTTTTCAAGAATTTCAGTGCACGCTTATCCTTGGAGACTTTCAACAATTCCATAGCACGCTTTTCGTATGGGGCATGTCCAGTTACTTCACGGATTAAGTCTCTGACAAACTTGCTATGTTTTGTTTGCCTCTGTAATTATAAGTATTTTTATATGAAGATTATAGTTGTCAAAGGTGAACTAATTAGAAATTCTAAACAACTTTATACACATGTTTTTTAACTTTGTAAACCAAACTATGGTGTAGTTTATATGGAAGATAATAACTGTTAGTTTAATAATACTAACCCCCTTCAATCTAGCTGGCAAAACACGCACAGTCTTCTCTTTCTTCTCATTTTTATTTTTCGCCACACGAATCTTGGTCGTTTTGTGGCCTTTATTAAGACCCACTGCTAATTCGTACGTCGGAGCCATCCTGTAAAAATAACACAATGACTTTCACAGGTTAGGTCACCATATAACAATTGTAATCATATTCTGCACGATAATATTGCATCTGGTATATTACTATACTAAGTAAGCACATATATGAGCAAAGAAACATTAATATTTCAATAAGATCATAAGAATATTTCACGATGAAGTTTGACACAAACCTTCACGGCTCGATAACACGCGCAAGAAAGAAATAAGATCTTGTTTCCAATGAAAATGTGTATCCTTGCTTGGTGCGCATGCGCCATGAAAAGAACGTTCGATTTACAAAGGAGACGACAGAAACTTAAATCTAAATATTTCGTATAATATAACATAAAACAATCATGATGTTAAACATGAACACTAATAACATtgtctttaattaatttttcatcaactattttatgctttaaccTATAATGATACTtgaagataaaataaaattccCTATAAATATAACTTCAGTTAAAACTCTAGCAGTGGACTCCCTGTAACTTACTAGATGTACTTGTTACAACTTCACGGCTATAATTCGTAGTTGCTGCGGTGTCAAGTTTTTGAAGTAAACTTTTCTACTTATGTGACAAAACGGCATGTTTGTAATATATATGAGTTTATCACCTTCCTCGAAAACGCTACTCTCGTAACATTCATCTTTCTTGATTAAAGAAGCCATGTCAAAGAAAAACATTTCGAATAATTTAACCAAATGGAACCTGTCAGAGGATTCACTGGCACCGCTGACCGATCTTCAAGCAGACTGTTTATCACGTCTGGAAGAAGAATTGTTTCCAGAGAATACTTTAAGGACCGAAAAAGCCGACGATGCCTCGTGTGCTGTCGAAGAAGCAAAGAAATCGATACAAATTGAACGATGTCAAGATTTATTGGAGCACTACGCTTCATTAGAGAAAAAGTGTATGGCCAGAAAAGATGTAAAATACATGTTATATTTGAATGAGCTTCAAACTCGACGGGACGAGTGTCACGAACTTTGTCTCCAGATAGAGGAGGCATTAGACGATTTTACAATGTTATTTAAACAATACTCAGAGGTTTCTGATAAGACTGTGTCTCTGTATAATGTCAGTGAACAGCTAGACTCAGATCAAAGAAAGTTGAACACTATTATAGAGAACATTACAGAGTATGTGAAATATTTCAAAGATGTAGATATGATGATGGAGAAGCTGGATGCACCTACATTATCAGTGAATAGCGAAATGTTCTTTAACATATTAGATAAGATAGATATGAATATAGATTTTGTGCAGAATAACCCTTCGTTTAAAGAAAGTAATACTTATTTAATCAAGTATAAGCATTGTCAATCTAAAGCAATATCTATGATACAGAattatatttttactttatttaataaaacCACAGAAAGTATTTTAAATTTGAGAGATAATGATGATTCTCAAGATAATGCAGATGCTGCTTTGGCACTCTTCTATGGAAGATTTCAAACCATTTTGTCTAAGGTTAAGCCTGTTATAGAACAAATAGAAGCAAAGTCATATAAACGGCAAGAGTATGACAGTTTACTGTCAGAATGTCATCAATATTATTGGAGTCAGAGAGGATTAGTATTAGGTACTAGTGTACAAAAATCTCTGATGTCTGTGAAAGAGAAATACAATGGTGATCATTGCAGTTTAGTAAGAAACTCATGTGCATTATTGTTACATGCATCAATGGATGAGTACAAActattttatgaatttttctCCAAGCAATCCAGTGGATTAACAGCATACCTTGAAAGCTTGTGTACTTCTCTGTATGATACACTAAGGCcattcataatacacattaatcATTTGGAAACACTAGCTgagatttgttgtattttaaggattgaaatGTTGGATGAACATgttcaaaataattttgaaccttTGGAAGGGTTTGGGAACATTTGCTTGCAATTACTGCAGGATGTGCAAGAGAGACTTGTTTTTCGGGCTCATTTGTATTTGCAGTCTGATGTTCTGAATTATAATCCATCACCAGGAGATTTAGCATACCCAGAGAAGCTGAAAATGATGGAAGACATAGCAGAATCCATCAGGGAAGAGACAAGacaaacaaaaatgaaaaaaatatccaTATCCTCTAGTGAGGACAGTATTATTGAACCTGTGTCCAGGAATCATATTGTGATGGATTCTATCTATCAGAAAACACATATGGGAAATTCACCAGCAGATCTTCATGGAATGTGGTATCCTACTGTCCGTAGGACACTAGTTTGTTTATCAAGACTGTATAGATGTGTAGACAGGTCTGTTTTCCAGTCATTAAGTCAAGAAGCTATATCTCTTTGCGTTCAAAGTATAGACAATGCAAAGCAGGAGATTGAGAAGAGATCATCTCCTTTAGATGCAGAGCTTTTCCAGATAAAACATTTATTGATCTTGCGGGAACAAATTGCACCATTTCAAGTGGATTTCACTATAAAGGAGTACAGTTTAGACTTCTCCAAAGTCAAAACAGCAGCATTTGGTCTATTAGAGAAAAGTTCCAGGCTCTTTACTCTGTCAAATAATGCGCTATTAGAATTTTTATTGGAAGGTGCACCTCAAATGAAAGAACAGTTAATAGATTCAAGGAAACACGTAGATaacaaattaaaaaatactTGCCAACAGCTTATACAGCATGCAACATTTATGTTGATACACCCAATTCTAAAACTGCTGGAGATAGAAAAAGCGCACCTTAATAACAACAGTTCAGATAAACCTCAAGAACATTCATTGGGGAGTCCACAAGATGTTGCCGCGGTAATTAGCGAGGTGCTGCGAATAATTAAATTCAAATGTCCCGAAATTCAGCAGCTGATGCAGCTATATCTATCCAATAAGGAAACGGAATTTATTCTATTTAGACCAGTAAAAAACAATGTATGCGCTGCATTTACACAGTTATATCAGATATTAAGTAAATATTACAATGCAGAAGAACTTTTGTTAATTGCTTGTCCATTACCAGAACAAATCTCTGTCATGCTAAGTTCATCCAGCTTAATTCATGGAAAAAATACACAGACTACTGCAAAAAAAACGTAGTTAAAATGAGCTATtaaatttttgcaattattgtacattaatatttttttaaattgtaattaaactgttaaatttttttaagtagttgtttttaaaataaatattaatatataaagaTTTTAAATTTTTAGTGTATTATGTACAATGTATATAAAAAATGGAAATGTTATACAGATAGTAGAAGTTGTGTAAGCAAGTGTAATGTATAGATTCTTGGTtttaagtataatatataatattctaAATTTTTAGAATGTATTTTCAATATGTACAGTTTTTATATCATAGAGATGTACATATTTTAAGTACTAATTTATGTTAAACACAGTAAAATTTGTACGTTTCTTGGGCCAGGATTTATGACCTCTAATAAATTTCTAGTAAAATTCTCATGAGTGTAATATTCAGACTGAAATAGtctatatttttgtatttacctataagaaatatttaaataattaagtcGATTAAGATTAATtcgtaaatttattaaattcgtTGTTTTATCTTACGCAATGAATGATCATTTTCATAATTACGTAACTGTACAAAAGATCCAGATATTACAAAGTATTCGGAAATATATAAAATTGCGATTACGCCCGACTGTTTTAAATTGACGCTTAAAAGTCagttttatacatatttttacaCGGAATTTTATACAACACGCACTACAGGGTTCAACAATTGTTGATACTGTTGAGAATCAGTCTCGTCCAATCGCAGAGGGAAAAGTCTGTTGAATTCGTCGGTGACGTTTGCAACTGGTGGGTTCAAATAATCTTTCACGCTGACATACTTTGGCCCGCCAAAAGTGTCCAAGACGACGATCGACATTATCTTCAGCTTAGCGAAGTAGAAATGGTGATCTGCAACGATAGAAATAATTTGTTAATATCAGTAACTATTAATACGTTTTATTAATCAAGATCGATGTAGGAGTTCTTACTTGGTGGCATATTGACCAGTTTCGGATGACGTTCGAAGAATAATTTTTTAGCCAAGTCAAGTTCCGCGCTCTCGTTTCTCAGCtatttaataaacaaaataaataattagtaAATTTAGCGAATAGAACTACAGAGACGGTAAAGTACCAATAACTTTTAATTTATTTACCGCTTTCATCTTCCCACTCATGAGTACTCTCGCGCAGCGAGGATCCATGGGGTCCCATTGCTTCGATTTACAATAGTCTCCTTGGGCCAAAGTCAGCAACAGAGAAACTCGATTGTCTTTCTGTAAATAATCATCAAATTACTCTTAAATTGTACAAATTTCAAATACAAAATTTCTATTAATCAAGTCAAGTTACGATTACAAATAAAGCATTGGACTAaagaaattttccatcgtatcagctTAAATTAACAATTAAAGCGATTCAATTTATGATATTAATCGCTATCTTATCAGGTGAAAGGTAACTTCAAATATTATCGTTTGCAGATCTGCGATTCTGAGAACCGATACTCATAATATAGTACTAACAGCCAGATCTTGAGCTGTGAAGTCCAAAGGAGTAAGGTACATGTATGGAACGCCTGTGCCATTTCCCAGAAGCCCATCAGTGAATGAGACCAACGTTACAGCTGGGTACGATTCGATGTCCTTCCGTGTGCTTATCGTTCCTACGGAGGCCCAATCTAAACATCAAAAGAATTTTGAATTAGTAGAACATAGTGGCGAGATTTAGGAACCTGAAACTTATCCATATAGCACAGAAGCGTTTTAAAAACATCTTAAAGACattcagtaaagtcctaaagtcTTTGAGATATCGTAAGATGTTCAggtataaaatggacataatgtATGTTGCAATTATAGGAAAAACTGAAGAATTTTTTGTCGTAAAATCTtttctttattaaatatttattttgagaTCATTGGTACTatggaattattttaaaaaaatgagtactgccataataaaaatacatagacTATAAGGAAATACTGAGCAGGTGGTTTACCTTCCGCCAAGAAGCGGTACTCAATGAAACGCATGGCAAATTAATCGCAATTTGTATTTTCAAGGACGATAACCTTGGTGCAATCTTAAGTCATGCAAGTAAAACTGcgcttttaattttattattgccATTTGGGGGAAGAACTAAATAGACAGTGTATTATTGGTCAAAAGTCAAATCGATATTATATGTTTACCATTGGCAGCGATCTCATGTAAAGGTCGTAGCAAAAGTTCAACCGTATCAACtgtataaattttaaatattaactgATCTATATTAAATACACTAATTAAATATCTTTTAAAAAAGATCAGAAACcaactttcttcttttttttaaattcagcGACTGTCTTGTTCGCTGCAAGCgcctaatcaataatcaatcagttTCATCTCTCCATCTATGTGTATTCGAGCGTTATATCACATTTAATTACTCTCGTTCGATCTATCAAATTTATCAGCGATCTCATCCTCAAGTTCGTACTTTGAACAATGGAGCGTAAACGATATCATAGAATAATAGACACAAAGTAAATATATCCACTTAAGTGTTTTAGCTTCCCGATAGTAGCAAAAAAACTATGAAATCTCGTACGTGCTCGATAAACCGCCAAAAGATAGTAAACGCAATCATACATGTCGATCTACGTTAAAAATTTGGATTAGCGCCAGAGTAGTGCGCACGAGCCTAATATTAATTTCAGACGATCGCTGAGTAAGTGTGTCAGACGTACGTGTAAGTAGATGAATGTATGCACCAGCAAAAACGTTTATTCCTGTCTACTACACATGTGCACACAGTGCATGCGCGCACGCGATACATCGACGCGCTTATTTATACAGAGCATTGGAACAAAGATCGCAGACTTTAGAAAGGAAATTAAACAGTCTAAAATCTGAAATTACAATCCTTTATCTTAAAATGAAATGAATTTCTGCGTATCTCAATACTTAGTAACGCGAGCGAATCTATTATGGAAATTTTATTCTTCATTACTCCAAGATAGA is drawn from Calliopsis andreniformis isolate RMS-2024a chromosome 1, iyCalAndr_principal, whole genome shotgun sequence and contains these coding sequences:
- the LOC143178145 gene encoding CDK5RAP1-like protein isoform X2, translated to MNSIVCTLDSLKQIKSSKTCQNFLSKLFNERFDTRHKNVFHSFQQYRRLHFATTQLEIHKESSQKNTIDLKQFRDLSKNGPSLRDFISPEATVTSDPIKVPDIPYIKNIDGSNQKVFFEVYGCQMNVNDTEVIWSILKSHGYKKVLNGIRRKRSKKDPMKIGLLGCMAERLKDKILERGRLVDVIAGPDSYKDLPRLLSTPDSETAINVLLSFDETYADITPVRLNPDSTSAFVTIMRGCDNMCTYCIVPFTRGRERSRPIESIIREVQSLSDDGVKEVMLLGQNVNSYRDTSQSDFFTAASTETHLAKGFKTVYKSKKGGRRFCDLLDEVSRVNPEIRIRFTSPHPKDFPDEVLQLIAERPNICKEIHLPAQSGNSSVLERMRRGYTREAYLDLVHHIRDIVPNIYLSSDFIAGFCGETEEEFQDTLSLIELVKYNKAFLFSYSLREKTTAHRRLKDDVEVSVKKERLDRMITVYRTEVEKLNNLQIGQLQLVLVEGLSKRTDDYLQGRNDGNTRVIIPTMEAPVAKNSTATRAIKNGDYVVVKIHSANSNSLMGTPLYHSSIAEFASSSEF
- the Creg gene encoding cellular Repressor of E1A-stimulated Genes: MIWRFALLVALSVFATEAKKYSQHWQDHEQWQEFEEFLEWKNARKLYEGRPREIKYEKQDSREVDRSSEKNQQAPPPIDQAALMARYIVNQADWASVGTISTRKDIESYPAVTLVSFTDGLLGNGTGVPYMYLTPLDFTAQDLAKDNRVSLLLTLAQGDYCKSKQWDPMDPRCARVLMSGKMKALRNESAELDLAKKLFFERHPKLVNMPPNHHFYFAKLKIMSIVVLDTFGGPKYVSVKDYLNPPVANVTDEFNRLFPLRLDETDSQQYQQLLNPVVRVV
- the Rpl36 gene encoding ribosomal protein L36; protein product: MAPTYELAVGLNKGHKTTKIRVAKNKNEKKEKTVRVLPARLKGRQTKHSKFVRDLIREVTGHAPYEKRAMELLKVSKDKRALKFLKRRLGTHIRAKRKREELGNILVQMRKAAAHH
- the LOC143178145 gene encoding CDK5RAP1-like protein isoform X1 → MNSIVCTLDSLKQIKSSKTCQNFLSKLFNERFDTRHKNVFHSFQQYRRLHFATTQLEIHKESSQKNTIDLKQFRDLSKNGPSLRDFISPEATVTSDPIKVPDIPYIKNIDGSNQKVFFEVYGCQMNVNDTEVIWSILKSHGYKKVESVEKANIVLLITCSIRDSAEQKIWNKLQVLNGIRRKRSKKDPMKIGLLGCMAERLKDKILERGRLVDVIAGPDSYKDLPRLLSTPDSETAINVLLSFDETYADITPVRLNPDSTSAFVTIMRGCDNMCTYCIVPFTRGRERSRPIESIIREVQSLSDDGVKEVMLLGQNVNSYRDTSQSDFFTAASTETHLAKGFKTVYKSKKGGRRFCDLLDEVSRVNPEIRIRFTSPHPKDFPDEVLQLIAERPNICKEIHLPAQSGNSSVLERMRRGYTREAYLDLVHHIRDIVPNIYLSSDFIAGFCGETEEEFQDTLSLIELVKYNKAFLFSYSLREKTTAHRRLKDDVEVSVKKERLDRMITVYRTEVEKLNNLQIGQLQLVLVEGLSKRTDDYLQGRNDGNTRVIIPTMEAPVAKNSTATRAIKNGDYVVVKIHSANSNSLMGTPLYHSSIAEFASSSEF
- the Cog3 gene encoding conserved oligomeric Golgi complex subunit 3 is translated as MSKKNISNNLTKWNLSEDSLAPLTDLQADCLSRLEEELFPENTLRTEKADDASCAVEEAKKSIQIERCQDLLEHYASLEKKCMARKDVKYMLYLNELQTRRDECHELCLQIEEALDDFTMLFKQYSEVSDKTVSLYNVSEQLDSDQRKLNTIIENITEYVKYFKDVDMMMEKLDAPTLSVNSEMFFNILDKIDMNIDFVQNNPSFKESNTYLIKYKHCQSKAISMIQNYIFTLFNKTTESILNLRDNDDSQDNADAALALFYGRFQTILSKVKPVIEQIEAKSYKRQEYDSLLSECHQYYWSQRGLVLGTSVQKSLMSVKEKYNGDHCSLVRNSCALLLHASMDEYKLFYEFFSKQSSGLTAYLESLCTSLYDTLRPFIIHINHLETLAEICCILRIEMLDEHVQNNFEPLEGFGNICLQLLQDVQERLVFRAHLYLQSDVLNYNPSPGDLAYPEKLKMMEDIAESIREETRQTKMKKISISSSEDSIIEPVSRNHIVMDSIYQKTHMGNSPADLHGMWYPTVRRTLVCLSRLYRCVDRSVFQSLSQEAISLCVQSIDNAKQEIEKRSSPLDAELFQIKHLLILREQIAPFQVDFTIKEYSLDFSKVKTAAFGLLEKSSRLFTLSNNALLEFLLEGAPQMKEQLIDSRKHVDNKLKNTCQQLIQHATFMLIHPILKLLEIEKAHLNNNSSDKPQEHSLGSPQDVAAVISEVLRIIKFKCPEIQQLMQLYLSNKETEFILFRPVKNNVCAAFTQLYQILSKYYNAEELLLIACPLPEQISVMLSSSSLIHGKNTQTTAKKT